A stretch of Paenibacillus mucilaginosus 3016 DNA encodes these proteins:
- a CDS encoding ArsR/SmtB family transcription factor, translating to MNISVNSLNMPLLECFGSETRVRMIELLSRQPMNIKELADALQLSSAIITKHIQKLEENGIVGTESISGTRGRRKVCYLIPDSIVLQLKAPEPPEEHGGSGYAVSIPVGQYERCSVKPTCGLASENGVIGMVDDPRYFSDPEHVKAKHLWFASGFIEYRIPNYLVGRQTVTSFSLSLELCSEAPGYNEHWPSDITFSLGDTVLGTWTCPGDFGSTPGVHTPKWWKLGTQHGLLKTVTVDERGTYLDGVRLSGLTSADLAIGPGRELLFRIACPDTAEHPGGVSLFGRHFGNYDQEIEVRIGYE from the coding sequence ATGAACATATCAGTGAACAGCCTGAATATGCCGCTGCTCGAATGCTTCGGCTCCGAAACGCGGGTCCGGATGATCGAGCTCTTGAGCCGGCAGCCGATGAACATCAAGGAGCTCGCGGACGCGCTCCAGCTCTCCTCCGCGATTATCACCAAGCACATTCAGAAGCTGGAGGAGAACGGGATCGTCGGTACCGAGAGCATCTCCGGCACCCGCGGCCGGCGCAAGGTCTGCTACCTTATCCCGGACTCCATCGTGCTTCAGCTGAAGGCCCCCGAGCCGCCGGAGGAGCACGGCGGCAGCGGCTATGCCGTCTCAATCCCGGTCGGCCAGTACGAGCGCTGCAGCGTGAAGCCGACCTGCGGTCTCGCTTCGGAGAACGGGGTCATCGGCATGGTCGACGACCCCCGGTATTTCTCCGACCCGGAGCACGTGAAGGCGAAGCATCTCTGGTTCGCCTCCGGCTTCATCGAATACCGTATCCCGAACTACCTCGTCGGCAGACAAACCGTCACCAGCTTCTCCCTGTCGCTGGAGCTCTGTTCCGAAGCGCCGGGGTATAACGAGCACTGGCCTTCCGATATCACCTTCTCGCTGGGGGACACGGTGCTCGGCACCTGGACCTGTCCCGGGGACTTCGGAAGCACGCCCGGCGTCCATACGCCGAAGTGGTGGAAGCTCGGCACGCAGCACGGCCTGCTCAAGACCGTCACCGTAGACGAGCGCGGCACCTATCTTGACGGCGTCCGGCTGTCAGGGCTGACCTCGGCGGACCTCGCCATCGGCCCCGGCCGCGAGCTCCTCTTCCGCATCGCCTGCCCCGACACGGCCGAGCACCCCGGCGGCGTCAGCCTCTTCGGCCGGCATTTCGGCAATTATGACCAGGAGATCGAGGTCCGGATCGGTTACGAATGA
- a CDS encoding glycoside hydrolase family 2 protein, protein MEEKQMTDHLRAEHPRPQFVREQWVHLNGEWEFDFDDEQAGDRERWYAGSRELTKRIQVPFAFQSKLSGIADPAFHDTVWYRRKLAVPDSFAGRRVILHFGAVDYEASAWVNGTLVARHEGGHTPFHADITDALAEHGDNVLVVKAVDYSRDVTLPRGKQYWLADSASIFYTRTTGIWQTVWMEAVSPVHLEKVRMTPDIDRKSIEIRSFIQGAERSGNLRMKVEITFEGKPVAEDVYRVTGAQTTRSIRIEDFNDHGLGGWWTPEHPNLYDVTFTLLDGETEADSVKSYFGMRKVSIEDGKLCINNRPYTMKLVLDQGYFPDGNLTPPSDEAIRQDVELTKAMGFNGARKHQKLEDPRYLYWCDRLGLLVWSEAANAYEYSEEYVHRFTREWLESVERDYNHPSIVAWVPLNESWGVPNIQIDKRQQQHALAMYHLTKSIDEMRPVVSNDGWEMVTTDLFNIHDYEWRREVLEERYGTVGKAVSAMPANRRLAVEGFPYAGQPILVTEFGGIAFKKSDWEGWGYSGAENEEDFERRLRSVIQPLLESPVVQGYCYTQLTDVEQEINGLLTYDRKPKIPLEIIKRINEGL, encoded by the coding sequence ATGGAGGAGAAGCAGATGACGGACCATCTTCGCGCAGAACATCCGCGCCCGCAGTTTGTAAGAGAGCAGTGGGTTCATCTCAATGGGGAATGGGAGTTCGACTTTGACGACGAACAGGCGGGGGACCGGGAGCGCTGGTATGCCGGCAGCCGGGAATTAACGAAGCGCATCCAGGTGCCGTTCGCATTCCAGAGCAAGCTGAGCGGCATCGCAGACCCGGCCTTCCACGACACCGTCTGGTACCGGAGGAAGCTGGCCGTGCCGGATTCGTTCGCCGGCCGGCGGGTGATTCTGCACTTCGGCGCTGTGGACTATGAGGCTTCCGCGTGGGTGAACGGGACGCTTGTGGCCCGGCATGAGGGCGGTCATACGCCGTTTCATGCGGACATTACGGATGCCCTGGCGGAGCACGGGGACAACGTGCTGGTCGTCAAGGCCGTCGACTACAGCCGCGATGTTACGCTTCCGAGGGGCAAGCAGTACTGGCTGGCCGATTCGGCAAGCATTTTCTATACCCGGACCACTGGGATCTGGCAGACGGTCTGGATGGAGGCGGTCTCCCCTGTGCACCTCGAGAAGGTGCGGATGACCCCGGACATCGACCGCAAGTCCATCGAGATCCGCAGCTTCATCCAGGGGGCTGAGCGGAGCGGGAACCTCCGGATGAAGGTGGAGATCACCTTCGAAGGGAAGCCGGTCGCCGAAGATGTGTACCGCGTTACGGGAGCCCAGACCACCCGCAGCATCCGGATCGAGGACTTCAACGACCACGGGCTCGGCGGCTGGTGGACGCCGGAGCATCCGAACCTGTACGATGTGACGTTCACTCTTCTCGATGGGGAGACGGAGGCGGATTCGGTCAAGAGCTACTTCGGCATGCGGAAGGTTTCGATTGAAGACGGGAAGCTCTGCATCAACAACCGGCCGTATACGATGAAGCTGGTGCTCGATCAGGGCTACTTCCCGGACGGCAACCTGACCCCGCCGAGCGACGAGGCGATCCGGCAGGACGTGGAGCTGACGAAGGCGATGGGCTTCAACGGGGCCCGCAAGCACCAGAAGCTCGAGGACCCGCGCTACCTGTACTGGTGCGACCGGCTGGGCCTGCTCGTCTGGAGCGAGGCGGCCAATGCGTACGAATATTCGGAGGAGTACGTACACCGGTTCACCCGCGAATGGCTGGAGTCGGTGGAGCGGGATTACAACCATCCGTCCATTGTGGCCTGGGTTCCGCTGAACGAGAGCTGGGGGGTGCCGAACATCCAGATCGACAAGCGGCAGCAGCAGCACGCCCTGGCGATGTATCACCTGACCAAATCCATCGATGAGATGCGTCCGGTCGTATCCAATGACGGGTGGGAGATGGTGACGACCGATCTGTTCAATATTCATGACTATGAATGGCGCCGGGAGGTGCTCGAAGAGAGGTACGGCACCGTGGGCAAGGCGGTCTCCGCGATGCCTGCGAACCGGCGGCTCGCCGTCGAAGGGTTCCCGTATGCCGGGCAGCCGATCCTCGTCACGGAGTTCGGGGGCATCGCGTTCAAGAAGAGCGACTGGGAAGGCTGGGGCTACTCCGGCGCGGAGAACGAGGAGGACTTCGAGCGGCGCCTGCGCAGCGTGATCCAGCCGCTGCTGGAGTCCCCGGTCGTGCAGGGCTACTGTTACACCCAGCTGACGGATGTCGAGCAGGAGATCAACGGGCTGCTGACCTATGACCGCAAGCCGAAGATTCCGCTGGAGATCATCAAGCGGATCAATGAGGGGCTATAA